A stretch of Patescibacteria group bacterium DNA encodes these proteins:
- a CDS encoding NUDIX domain-containing protein, which translates to MKKIKFLTFKEFKNIYSKVPRLCVECVIQTQNGIILTKRDIEPAKNKWHIPGGTILKGEKIKDAIKRIAKSETGLDINIIKLLGVIEYDFKNYFSQPIGIAYLLKPKIELNSKNKNLELKTNDQASKIKIFQTLPKNIIKVQRQFLEKNIKIKMGSD; encoded by the coding sequence ATGAAAAAAATAAAATTCCTAACATTTAAAGAATTCAAAAATATATATAGCAAAGTACCTCGATTATGTGTTGAATGTGTAATTCAAACACAAAATGGGATAATACTTACAAAACGAGACATAGAACCAGCAAAAAATAAATGGCATATTCCTGGAGGTACAATTCTAAAAGGAGAAAAGATAAAAGATGCAATAAAGCGAATTGCAAAATCAGAAACTGGATTAGATATAAATATTATAAAACTACTAGGAGTTATTGAATATGATTTCAAAAATTATTTTAGTCAACCGATAGGAATTGCATATTTATTAAAACCTAAAATTGAGCTGAACTCAAAAAATAAAAACCTTGAATTAAAAACCAATGATCAAGCAAGTAAAATAAAAATATTTCAAACTCTCCCAAAAAATATTATAAAAGTACAAAGACAATTTTTAGAAAAAAACATTAAAATAAAAATGGGCTCTGACTAA
- a CDS encoding LemA family protein, with protein sequence MDKIIYIVLGVLAALILWIVGIYNGLIKLKNRTEEAVSDIDVQLKRRYDLIPNLIETVKGYMSHEEKVLTEVTNARNMAMNAKNPQEKLEAENTLTGTLKTLFAVSENYPNLKASENFMKLQDELSDTENKIQAARRFYNGNARDFNIKIQVFPDNIIANMLKFKKFEFFEAEEKAKENVQVKF encoded by the coding sequence ATGGACAAAATAATTTACATTGTACTAGGAGTATTGGCAGCTCTAATATTATGGATAGTAGGAATCTACAACGGACTCATAAAATTAAAAAATAGAACAGAAGAAGCTGTTTCTGATATAGATGTACAGTTAAAAAGAAGATATGATCTTATTCCAAACTTAATCGAAACTGTAAAAGGATATATGTCTCATGAAGAAAAGGTTCTTACAGAAGTCACAAATGCTAGGAATATGGCAATGAATGCAAAAAATCCACAAGAAAAATTGGAAGCAGAAAACACATTAACAGGAACACTAAAAACACTTTTTGCTGTATCAGAAAATTATCCAAATTTAAAGGCATCTGAAAACTTTATGAAATTACAAGATGAATTATCAGACACAGAAAATAAGATACAAGCTGCAAGAAGATTTTACAATGGTAATGCAAGAGACTTCAATATAAAAATACAAGTTTTTCCAGATAATATTATTGCAAATATGCTAAAATTCAAAAAATTTGAATTCTTTGAAGCAGAAGAAAAAGCAAAAGAAAATGTACAAGTAAAATTCTAA
- the murI gene encoding glutamate racemase, with protein MIGIFDSGLGGLITFKEIKKILPKYSYIYLGDTLRSPYGGRSQEAVYEYTKNAVDFLFDKGCKLIIVACNTASSDALRKIQQEHLPKINDESKNVLGVVRPLVEEAIDVSKTKRIGVVGTRATVNSNVYGIELKKLDKNIKVFQCACPLLVPLIEENWIKRRETKMILKKYIKELKDYNIDTLILGCTHYPILLDEFKNVMGKKINVLNSSKIIAEKLEIYLKNHKEIEKGLDKYGNIEYLVTDITENYEKMSQMILGKKVKFEKVKI; from the coding sequence ATGATTGGAATTTTTGATTCAGGACTTGGAGGACTTATAACTTTCAAGGAAATAAAAAAAATATTACCAAAATATTCTTATATTTATTTGGGTGATACACTTCGTTCTCCGTATGGTGGAAGGAGTCAAGAAGCGGTTTATGAATATACAAAAAATGCTGTAGATTTTTTGTTTGATAAAGGTTGTAAACTCATAATAGTAGCGTGTAATACCGCATCATCTGATGCACTTAGAAAAATTCAGCAAGAACATTTACCAAAAATAAACGACGAATCAAAAAATGTTTTAGGAGTTGTAAGGCCACTTGTTGAGGAGGCAATAGATGTTAGCAAAACAAAAAGAATTGGCGTAGTAGGAACTAGGGCAACTGTGAATTCAAATGTTTATGGAATTGAATTAAAAAAGTTGGATAAAAATATTAAGGTTTTTCAATGTGCTTGTCCACTTTTAGTACCACTTATTGAAGAAAATTGGATAAAGCGTAGAGAGACAAAAATGATACTCAAAAAATATATTAAAGAATTGAAAGATTACAATATTGATACGCTTATTTTGGGTTGTACTCATTATCCAATCTTGCTAGATGAGTTCAAAAATGTAATGGGTAAAAAAATAAATGTGTTAAATTCAAGCAAAATAATTGCAGAAAAATTGGAAATATATTTAAAAAATCATAAGGAAATAGAAAAAGGTTTAGATAAATATGGAAATATAGAATATCTTGTAACTGACATTACAGAAAATTATGAAAAAATGTCACAAATGATTTTGGGAAAAAAAGTAAAATTTGAAAAAGTAAAAATATAA
- the purD gene encoding phosphoribosylamine--glycine ligase, with amino-acid sequence METKKKRVLVVGHGAREHVIVKAFLKSGATVFAYMEANNPFSKLCEKTMIGKYSDFGSVLQFVQENNVDFVFIGPEGPLEMGIVDFLESHNISCIGPYKDVALVETSKIFSRKLMKDHGIFGCPEFWVVKDECQLQNVFLYHHEAPFVIKPDGLTGGKGVQVEGDHFHDTESAMKVAHEYIKKDGRVLVERRLDGEEFVILFFCDGKTLVPMPVVRDYKRRFVDDEGLNTGSMGSYSCMNHSLPYLQHSDIKQAVDIAQKTVLALFEKLGLLYKGILYGSFIATENGVQVIEWNARFGDPECINVLSLLETDFVEICQAIIDGTLDKIHVEFSEQYTVCKYIVPTNYALVEDDPNRLASGFSDIIKIGEIGEAQLFYSSVFEDEDGLHMTSSRCLAVLGVAQTIEQAERIAEEAACSVSGNVSHRPDIGTCVLIDKSITHIYSIRGFG; translated from the coding sequence ATGGAAACCAAGAAAAAAAGAGTTCTCGTTGTTGGACACGGAGCAAGAGAGCATGTCATAGTAAAAGCTTTTTTGAAGTCCGGTGCTACAGTATTTGCCTATATGGAGGCAAATAACCCTTTTTCAAAGTTGTGTGAAAAAACAATGATTGGAAAGTATTCCGACTTTGGTTCAGTGTTACAATTTGTACAGGAAAACAATGTTGATTTTGTTTTTATCGGGCCAGAAGGACCGCTTGAAATGGGTATTGTTGACTTTTTGGAAAGTCACAATATCTCATGTATTGGGCCTTACAAAGATGTTGCCTTAGTAGAAACGTCCAAGATTTTTAGCAGAAAGCTTATGAAAGATCATGGAATATTTGGATGCCCTGAGTTTTGGGTTGTGAAGGATGAGTGTCAACTTCAAAATGTATTCTTATATCACCACGAAGCACCATTTGTGATTAAGCCCGATGGTCTTACAGGTGGCAAAGGAGTTCAGGTAGAAGGTGATCATTTTCATGATACTGAATCGGCTATGAAAGTAGCTCATGAGTATATCAAGAAAGATGGTCGGGTTCTTGTTGAGAGAAGGCTTGATGGGGAAGAGTTTGTTATTCTCTTTTTCTGTGATGGTAAGACTCTCGTTCCTATGCCAGTCGTCAGGGATTATAAACGTCGTTTTGTAGACGATGAAGGTCTTAACACTGGTAGTATGGGTTCCTATTCTTGTATGAATCATTCCTTACCGTATTTACAACATTCGGATATAAAGCAAGCGGTCGACATTGCACAAAAGACAGTTTTGGCTTTATTTGAAAAGCTTGGCCTTTTATACAAAGGCATTCTTTATGGGTCTTTTATTGCTACAGAAAATGGAGTACAAGTGATTGAGTGGAATGCAAGGTTCGGCGATCCGGAATGTATCAATGTTCTTTCACTTCTTGAAACTGATTTTGTCGAGATATGCCAAGCAATCATTGATGGTACACTCGACAAGATTCATGTTGAATTTAGTGAACAGTATACTGTCTGTAAGTACATTGTCCCTACAAATTATGCACTTGTAGAAGATGACCCAAATCGTCTTGCTTCTGGTTTTTCTGACATTATAAAAATTGGTGAAATCGGAGAAGCTCAGCTTTTTTATTCATCTGTCTTTGAGGATGAAGATGGACTGCACATGACATCATCCAGATGTCTTGCAGTTCTGGGTGTAGCGCAGACAATAGAACAAGCTGAGCGAATCGCTGAAGAGGCTGCTTGCTCTGTTTCTGGCAATGTTAGTCATAGGCCAGATATTGGCACATGTGTCTTGATAGATAAAAGCATTACTCACATTTACAGTATAAGGGGATTTGGTTAA
- a CDS encoding phosphomannomutase/phosphoglucomutase, with product MELQEKIFKSYDIRGIYPDEINEESAKEIAELFLSFVSDKTSKKPGNMKIVITRDVRNSSEALANAFIETLISKGVKIYDLGLMSVDVIYFAVGKFDYDGGVTVTASHNPGSYGGFKMVSRGVEWIRGKELWDYRNNKKNFENAKGECINIDIWKEYLDFVFSFVDIPKIKPMKVVVDAGNGMAGIMIPEIIKRLPQIELVPLFFQPDGNFPNRNPNPLAEDAPEKLSKKVVDEKADVGFIFDADSDRVFLVDDEGKFLQGDDVILVLAKQLLEKNPGAGIVYNLVCSKNVKEFIEKNGGHAIRSEVGYVNMGTHMKNENGVMGGEFSGHFSYAENYYADSGYISFLIILQAISEKDFKLSDFMDNNKRWRRYPEIVMPADNTIKMLDNIRNYYSKNILDEIDGITVEFSDWWFNVRASNTEPVVKTTIEVLNEDDINIKREEVMNVLNS from the coding sequence ATGGAATTACAAGAAAAAATTTTTAAGTCATATGATATAAGAGGAATATATCCTGATGAAATTAATGAAGAATCAGCAAAAGAAATCGCAGAGTTATTTTTATCTTTTGTGTCAGACAAAACATCCAAAAAGCCGGGTAATATGAAAATAGTTATTACAAGAGATGTTAGAAATTCTTCGGAAGCTTTGGCAAATGCTTTTATAGAAACTTTAATTTCTAAGGGTGTAAAAATTTATGATTTGGGGCTTATGTCTGTTGATGTAATTTATTTTGCTGTAGGAAAATTTGATTACGATGGTGGAGTTACAGTGACAGCATCTCACAATCCAGGATCTTATGGTGGGTTCAAAATGGTTTCTCGTGGAGTAGAATGGATAAGAGGCAAAGAGCTTTGGGATTATAGAAATAATAAAAAAAATTTTGAAAATGCAAAGGGAGAATGTATAAATATTGATATATGGAAAGAATATTTGGATTTTGTTTTCTCATTTGTAGATATTCCAAAAATCAAACCAATGAAAGTTGTAGTTGATGCTGGGAATGGAATGGCAGGAATTATGATTCCAGAAATTATAAAAAGATTGCCTCAGATAGAACTTGTTCCATTATTTTTTCAGCCAGACGGAAATTTTCCAAATAGAAATCCAAATCCATTAGCTGAAGATGCACCTGAAAAATTATCCAAAAAAGTTGTAGATGAAAAAGCTGATGTGGGATTTATATTTGATGCTGATTCAGATAGAGTATTTTTAGTTGACGACGAAGGAAAATTTTTGCAGGGAGATGATGTAATACTTGTTCTTGCAAAACAACTTTTGGAAAAAAATCCAGGTGCAGGTATTGTATATAATTTAGTTTGTTCAAAAAATGTCAAAGAATTTATTGAAAAAAATGGAGGACATGCTATTCGTTCAGAAGTAGGCTATGTAAATATGGGAACACATATGAAAAATGAAAATGGAGTTATGGGTGGAGAATTTTCAGGACACTTTTCATATGCAGAAAATTATTATGCAGACTCAGGTTATATCTCATTTTTAATTATTTTACAAGCAATTTCAGAAAAAGATTTTAAATTATCAGATTTTATGGATAATAATAAACGTTGGCGCAGATATCCAGAAATTGTGATGCCCGCTGATAATACAATAAAAATGTTAGATAATATAAGAAATTATTATAGTAAAAATATATTAGATGAAATAGATGGAATTACTGTTGAGTTTTCAGATTGGTGGTTTAATGTTCGAGCTTCAAATACAGAGCCAGTAGTCAAAACAACTATAGAAGTTTTGAACGAAGATGATATTAATATAAAAAGAGAAGAAGTAATGAATGTTTTAAATTCATAA
- a CDS encoding NosD domain-containing protein: MTHNNKKASNGLKKIIILSTFLLLITMNANASVSNLLERKRGIRCGDIINGNITLENDLLCNGNAISLSNNATLDCNGHSISPSIISEANSHTGRGINLDGINNFTISNCNIHGFEYGIYLNNSSNGNINSNILDNTINAYENENSLNNNWSQNSWSDFPDNSGYPDTYIVDGPGNGIDNEPGMIVVDLTCGSIVNNSVILGSDIICQDQQFGIKPGIDNITINCNGHSISKPTRTGKAVYLQDRNGITLRNCNLQNFEVSIYIQNSSNNNIINNTLTNSSYSVITVGTNNDNTFHNNTFSNIFENGIQISEANNLILSNNTFHNAGTLTVLLVNTSSSTISHNTFLPTTDSVGVNLNNASYNNLITNNEFNGLTYGIGITGPQSNGNKVLNNLFTNMENLGAIIYNDNSSTTFANNSFINNNLNARVEGTSGVSTFWEQDESGNYWSNHNCIDYDNNGICENSYIFEGDTDYHPLANSTWNINNILRKPITLIKKKIKTIEDLIKKSKK; the protein is encoded by the coding sequence ATGACACACAATAACAAAAAAGCATCTAACGGATTGAAAAAAATAATCATTTTATCCACATTTTTACTACTTATTACAATGAATGCAAATGCTTCAGTATCAAATCTTTTAGAAAGAAAAAGGGGTATAAGATGTGGTGATATTATAAACGGAAATATAACACTAGAAAATGATTTGTTATGCAATGGGAATGCAATTTCACTTTCAAACAATGCAACATTAGATTGTAATGGCCATAGTATTTCTCCTTCAATTATTTCAGAGGCAAACAGTCACACTGGAAGAGGAATAAACCTAGATGGAATAAATAATTTTACAATATCAAATTGTAATATTCATGGATTTGAATATGGAATATATTTAAATAATTCAAGCAATGGCAATATAAATTCAAATATACTAGACAATACTATAAATGCATACGAAAATGAAAATTCTTTAAACAATAATTGGTCACAAAATTCATGGAGTGATTTTCCTGATAATTCTGGATACCCAGATACATATATTGTTGATGGGCCTGGAAATGGAATTGATAATGAACCTGGCATGATTGTGGTAGATTTAACATGTGGATCTATAGTAAATAATAGTGTAATTTTGGGAAGTGATATAATTTGCCAAGATCAACAATTTGGCATAAAACCAGGAATAGATAATATAACAATAAATTGTAATGGACATTCTATAAGCAAACCAACAAGAACAGGAAAAGCTGTTTATTTACAAGATAGAAATGGCATAACACTAAGAAATTGTAACTTACAAAATTTTGAAGTATCTATATATATACAAAATAGTAGTAATAATAATATAATAAATAATACACTAACAAATTCAAGTTATTCAGTAATTACAGTTGGAACAAACAATGATAACACTTTTCATAACAACACATTTTCAAATATTTTTGAAAATGGTATACAAATTTCCGAAGCAAATAATTTAATATTATCAAACAACACTTTTCATAATGCTGGAACACTTACTGTTCTTCTTGTAAACACATCTAGTAGCACCATTTCTCATAATACTTTTCTTCCTACTACAGATAGCGTTGGAGTAAATTTAAATAATGCTTCATATAACAATTTAATTACAAATAATGAATTTAATGGTCTTACTTATGGAATAGGTATAACTGGACCACAAAGTAATGGTAATAAAGTTTTAAACAATCTTTTTACAAATATGGAAAATCTTGGAGCAATAATTTATAACGATAACTCATCAACCACTTTCGCAAATAATTCTTTTATCAATAACAATTTAAATGCTCGAGTAGAAGGAACGTCTGGTGTGTCTACATTTTGGGAGCAAGATGAATCTGGAAATTATTGGAGTAATCATAATTGTATTGATTATGATAACAATGGAATATGTGAGAACTCTTATATTTTTGAAGGTGATACAGACTATCATCCTCTTGCAAATTCCACTTGGAATATAAACAATATTTTGAGAAAACCTATTACATTAATAAAAAAGAAAATAAAAACAATTGAAGATTTGATAAAAAAATCAAAAAAATAA
- a CDS encoding methyltransferase domain-containing protein, giving the protein MKNIYSFILGHSPELSFAEIKSVLENQSVNFSIIISNDKFLVLETEINLDINYFSNTLGGITKIGKIEFFINKLKDTENIKNTFVGLIEKKCDISHKVKFGFSFYDKDKDLKFFVDKLSMIIKKSLKEKNISSRVVISKEDQLSSVIVRKEHMIESGFDMQVLKVDDKIYFSRTLSVQDFERFNALDYDRPKVDSISGMMPPKLAKIMLNLSNSREIILDPFCGSGTILILAGELNFKKIIGSDISEKAIVDSIENLKWYEERFDKKLNCYVFKSDIIELIKEGVEEKSIDSIVTEGYLGKPIKGNETIEFIKNQIEELKKLYLDSFNIFAKVLKQNSSVVISMPVYHTKSEDLYLDILSDIEKLGFEIKQLTESSKTLIYKRDDQKVYREIVKLIKN; this is encoded by the coding sequence ATGAAAAATATTTATTCATTTATATTAGGACATTCACCAGAACTATCTTTTGCAGAAATAAAGAGTGTTTTAGAAAATCAAAGTGTTAATTTTTCTATAATCATTTCCAATGATAAATTTTTGGTTTTAGAGACAGAAATAAATTTGGATATAAACTATTTTTCAAATACTTTGGGTGGAATAACAAAGATAGGCAAAATAGAATTTTTTATAAACAAATTAAAAGATACAGAAAATATTAAGAATACTTTTGTGGGATTAATAGAGAAAAAATGTGATATAAGTCATAAAGTAAAGTTTGGTTTTAGTTTCTATGATAAGGACAAGGATTTGAAGTTTTTTGTTGATAAACTTTCTATGATAATAAAAAAATCTTTGAAAGAAAAGAATATTTCAAGTAGAGTTGTGATATCAAAAGAAGATCAATTATCATCTGTGATAGTAAGAAAAGAGCATATGATAGAATCTGGTTTTGATATGCAAGTTTTAAAAGTCGATGACAAAATTTATTTTTCAAGAACTTTGAGCGTTCAAGATTTTGAAAGATTCAATGCACTTGATTATGATAGACCAAAAGTTGATTCAATATCAGGAATGATGCCACCAAAACTTGCAAAAATTATGTTGAATTTATCTAATAGTAGAGAAATTATTTTGGATCCTTTTTGTGGATCGGGTACAATTCTTATACTTGCAGGAGAATTGAATTTCAAAAAAATAATAGGATCTGATATTTCCGAAAAAGCAATAGTTGATAGTATAGAAAATTTGAAGTGGTATGAAGAAAGGTTTGATAAAAAGTTAAATTGTTATGTTTTTAAATCGGATATTATAGAATTAATAAAAGAAGGAGTAGAGGAGAAATCTATTGATTCAATTGTAACTGAAGGATATTTGGGAAAGCCAATAAAAGGAAATGAAACAATTGAGTTTATAAAAAATCAGATAGAGGAATTGAAAAAATTGTATCTTGATTCTTTTAATATTTTTGCTAAAGTGCTAAAGCAAAATTCTAGTGTGGTTATAAGTATGCCAGTGTATCATACAAAGTCAGAAGATTTATATTTGGATATTTTAAGTGATATAGAAAAGTTAGGTTTTGAAATAAAACAGTTAACAGAATCAAGCAAAACTTTGATTTATAAGCGTGATGATCAAAAAGTTTATAGAGAAATTGTAAAATTAATAAAGAATTAA
- a CDS encoding DUF5011 domain-containing protein, protein MKKLTLLLILVLIPTLILGGSPTKTNGVEASSYEIIRENIDAMFISRDFVAIISGDVVNGEIIKENIQFKLDGAKSIIPSQIGSINSIKYIWNSSCEEVKLIEQDASIAKFVVNDVEKDKECSISLVITNGINRSLPNTINFTVENIIISISPNLIAIINGDIVNNKKVEENTDFKLDGSKSIYNIVDSFDIYREITYIWTSSCKEVKLVGQDTAIAKFVVDNIEEDIKCSISLVITDGINKSKPDTVNFTILNVAIPIDTQRPIITILGNNPESIYQYSTYIDAGATALDDFDGNITSRIVTLNPVDTNIIGNYLVTYNVSDIARNLATQVTRTVNVVAVPSSGGGGGGSSYIRPNINPAQEVLGEKITATRYIKIQSNPAVYLLDDNNIRHAYPHEKVWFTYFGKDFSFVEMITPQELATYPLGKNVTFQSGVLMKIPTVPKVYKVVNDEGLLQWITSENVAKRLYGNNWNKLVYDLNDAFFGSYELGANIE, encoded by the coding sequence ATGAAAAAATTAACGTTATTATTAATCTTGGTATTAATACCAACTTTAATACTGGGTGGAAGTCCCACAAAGACAAATGGGGTAGAGGCATCATCATATGAAATAATAAGAGAGAATATAGATGCAATGTTTATATCACGAGATTTTGTAGCAATAATAAGTGGAGACGTTGTAAATGGTGAAATAATAAAAGAGAACATACAATTCAAATTAGACGGAGCTAAAAGTATTATACCTTCTCAAATCGGAAGCATCAATTCTATAAAATATATTTGGAATTCTAGTTGTGAAGAGGTAAAGCTTATTGAACAAGATGCCTCTATAGCAAAATTTGTTGTGAATGATGTAGAAAAAGATAAAGAATGTTCAATATCTTTGGTAATAACAAATGGAATAAATAGATCTCTACCAAATACTATAAATTTCACAGTTGAGAACATTATCATATCTATATCACCAAATCTTATTGCAATAATAAATGGTGATATTGTAAATAATAAAAAGGTTGAAGAAAACACTGACTTCAAATTAGATGGATCTAAAAGTATTTATAATATAGTTGATTCGTTTGATATTTATAGAGAGATTACTTATATATGGACTTCATCTTGTAAAGAGGTAAAACTTGTTGGACAAGATACTGCTATTGCAAAATTTGTTGTAGATAATATAGAAGAAGATATAAAGTGTTCAATATCTTTGGTAATAACAGATGGAATAAACAAATCTAAACCAGATACTGTAAATTTCACAATTCTAAACGTTGCTATACCTATTGATACTCAAAGACCAATAATCACAATATTGGGAAATAATCCAGAATCAATATATCAATACTCTACATATATAGACGCAGGAGCTACGGCACTTGATGATTTTGATGGAAATATAACTTCTCGTATAGTAACTCTAAATCCAGTAGATACAAATATTATTGGAAATTATTTGGTAACTTATAATGTTTCAGACATCGCAAGAAATTTAGCAACTCAGGTTACAAGGACTGTAAACGTTGTTGCTGTGCCATCATCAGGTGGTGGGGGTGGTGGAAGCAGTTATATCAGACCAAATATAAACCCAGCTCAAGAAGTTTTGGGTGAAAAAATAACAGCAACAAGATATATAAAAATACAAAGTAACCCTGCTGTGTATTTATTAGATGATAATAACATCAGACACGCATATCCACATGAAAAAGTTTGGTTTACATATTTCGGCAAAGATTTTTCTTTCGTTGAAATGATAACACCACAAGAGTTAGCTACTTATCCATTAGGAAAAAATGTTACTTTTCAATCGGGCGTACTTATGAAAATTCCAACTGTTCCAAAAGTATATAAAGTAGTAAATGATGAAGGTCTTTTACAATGGATAACATCAGAAAACGTAGCAAAAAGATTGTATGGTAATAATTGGAATAAATTAGTATATGATTTAAATGATGCATTTTTTGGTAGTTATGAATTAGGTGCAAATATAGAATAA